A single Flavobacterium sp. 1 DNA region contains:
- a CDS encoding ankyrin repeat domain-containing protein encodes MKNIFFISLALFTTLLVSAQQKNTLLEQSFWKTSPDIVAVQAEIAKGSSPSELNQRSFDPVVLAINNDAPAATIKFLLEQPGNEVTKTTHDNRIYLHWAASKGNLEIIEYLIAKKSDVNLEDSHSAFPITAAASSGVTNTAVYEAFFKAGVEPMKKYQDGANLLLIAIPYDKDLALSTYFTTKGMSLKDVDSNGNTAFNYVAKTGNIPFLKTLLEKGVKYTDNALIFAAQGSRRETNTIETYKYLVEDLKIKPTATSKFGETVFHFLVSKPKQTEIINYFLAKGVNITKADNEGNTPLMVAAASRETTATLEQILVIVKNINIQNGNGESALTIAVKSGTPEAVSLLLDKGADVKVLDKEGNNLGFYLIQSYKPQMGMGGRPEGINTQKQDPFAAKIKLLQDKGLNLATAQKDGNTLYHLAVAKNDLALLKKLADLNIDINSKNKDGLTALHRAAMVAKNDAILKYLLSIGAKKEITTEFKETTFDLAKENESLAKNKTDLAFLK; translated from the coding sequence ATGAAAAATATCTTTTTTATTTCGTTAGCCTTATTTACCACATTATTGGTTAGTGCTCAACAAAAAAATACACTTTTAGAACAGTCTTTTTGGAAAACATCACCAGATATAGTAGCTGTTCAAGCTGAAATTGCAAAAGGCAGCAGTCCTTCGGAATTAAATCAAAGATCATTCGATCCAGTGGTTTTAGCCATTAACAATGATGCACCTGCAGCTACCATAAAATTCTTATTGGAACAGCCCGGAAATGAAGTTACCAAAACGACTCACGATAATCGAATTTATTTGCATTGGGCAGCAAGCAAGGGAAATCTGGAAATCATAGAATACTTGATTGCCAAAAAATCTGACGTAAATTTAGAAGACAGCCACAGTGCTTTTCCTATTACTGCAGCAGCGAGCAGCGGCGTAACGAATACAGCTGTTTATGAAGCTTTTTTTAAAGCTGGTGTCGAACCAATGAAAAAATATCAAGACGGTGCAAACCTATTACTTATTGCAATCCCTTATGATAAAGACCTTGCGCTTTCAACTTATTTCACAACCAAAGGAATGTCGCTTAAAGATGTGGACAGCAACGGCAATACTGCTTTCAATTATGTAGCTAAAACAGGTAATATCCCTTTCTTAAAAACACTACTGGAAAAAGGAGTAAAATACACAGACAATGCACTTATTTTTGCCGCACAAGGTTCCCGCAGAGAAACAAATACAATTGAAACCTATAAATACTTGGTGGAAGATTTGAAAATCAAACCTACAGCCACGAGTAAATTTGGAGAAACTGTATTTCATTTTCTAGTTAGCAAACCGAAACAGACTGAAATCATAAACTACTTTTTAGCCAAAGGAGTAAATATTACCAAAGCCGATAACGAAGGAAACACTCCTTTGATGGTAGCTGCGGCATCTAGAGAAACAACTGCAACATTGGAACAAATATTGGTAATTGTAAAAAATATAAATATTCAAAACGGAAATGGAGAATCAGCATTAACAATAGCTGTAAAATCTGGAACTCCTGAAGCTGTTAGCTTACTTTTGGACAAAGGTGCCGATGTAAAAGTGCTTGATAAAGAAGGTAACAACTTAGGTTTTTACTTAATACAATCCTACAAACCGCAAATGGGAATGGGAGGCCGTCCAGAAGGTATAAATACGCAAAAACAAGATCCTTTTGCTGCAAAAATAAAATTGCTTCAAGACAAAGGATTAAACTTGGCAACTGCCCAAAAAGACGGTAACACGCTTTACCATTTGGCTGTAGCCAAAAATGATTTAGCTTTATTAAAAAAATTAGCCGATTTAAACATCGACATCAACTCTAAAAACAAAGATGGATTGACTGCTTTGCACAGAGCGGCAATGGTTGCCAAAAACGATGCTATCTTGAAATACCTGCTTTCTATTGGCGCCAAAAAAGAAATCACCACTGAATTTAAAGAAACCACTTTCGATTTGGCTAAGGAAAATGAGTCATTAGCCAAAAACAAAACAGATTTAGCATTTTTGAAATAA
- a CDS encoding DUF2271 domain-containing protein: protein MKSILKIAFTAALICLLSFQATAQTSKYKCMLQMSNYAGEGAYVVVSLINPKGEYDKTLYVMGDDKKWYKTLKEWHKFYSQKPTDISAKTGASVTGGDRSMTTLEIEDSKINKGYKLRFETAVEDQKYYVTDIEVPLSTEGIADKTEGKGYIRYVRLNKI, encoded by the coding sequence ATGAAATCAATACTAAAAATAGCTTTTACAGCTGCTTTAATCTGCTTATTATCTTTTCAAGCTACTGCACAAACCAGCAAATATAAGTGCATGCTCCAAATGTCTAACTATGCGGGAGAAGGAGCTTATGTAGTGGTATCGCTTATCAATCCTAAAGGAGAATATGACAAAACGCTCTATGTGATGGGAGATGATAAAAAATGGTACAAAACGCTGAAAGAGTGGCATAAATTTTATTCTCAAAAACCTACCGACATCAGTGCCAAAACAGGCGCATCGGTTACTGGCGGCGACCGCAGCATGACTACTTTAGAAATTGAAGATTCTAAAATTAACAAAGGATACAAATTAAGATTTGAAACAGCTGTAGAAGATCAAAAATATTATGTAACTGATATTGAAGTTCCTTTATCAACAGAAGGAATTGCTGATAAAACCGAAGGAAAAGGATATATTCGTTACGTAAGATTAAACAAAATTTAA